In Neorhizobium galegae, the following proteins share a genomic window:
- the ppk2 gene encoding polyphosphate kinase 2 → MADKTESRAVSIDINGKLKQFDIDDPVLPAWIEEHALSSGGYPHDDKLDKDKYAKQLEKLQVELVKVQFWLKATGKRMMALFEGRDAAGKGGTIFSINAYLNPRSARVVALNKPTETEAGQWYFQRYISHFPTSGEIVLFDRSWYNRAGVEPVMGFCTPEQYKDFMKAVPRFEDTISDEGIIFFKFWLDIGREMQLKRFHDRRHDPLKIWKLSPMDIAAFNKWDDYTEKRDAMLEKTHNKETPWAVVRANDKRRARLNVIRHILSLDYEGKDKDAIGEIDDKIFGFGPKFLR, encoded by the coding sequence ATGGCGGATAAAACCGAAAGCCGGGCAGTCAGCATCGACATCAACGGCAAGCTCAAGCAGTTCGATATCGACGATCCGGTACTGCCGGCCTGGATCGAGGAACATGCGCTTAGCTCCGGCGGATATCCCCATGACGACAAGCTGGACAAGGACAAATACGCAAAGCAGCTCGAAAAGCTGCAGGTCGAACTCGTCAAGGTGCAGTTCTGGCTGAAGGCGACCGGCAAGCGGATGATGGCGCTTTTCGAGGGCCGCGATGCGGCCGGCAAGGGCGGCACGATCTTTTCGATCAATGCCTATCTCAATCCGCGTTCGGCCCGCGTGGTGGCGCTCAACAAACCGACGGAGACCGAGGCCGGTCAGTGGTATTTCCAGCGCTACATCTCACATTTCCCGACCTCGGGGGAGATCGTACTGTTCGACCGCTCCTGGTACAACCGGGCCGGGGTCGAGCCGGTGATGGGTTTCTGCACGCCGGAACAGTACAAGGACTTCATGAAGGCAGTTCCTCGCTTCGAGGACACGATTTCCGACGAAGGCATCATCTTCTTCAAGTTCTGGCTGGATATCGGCCGCGAGATGCAGCTCAAGCGTTTCCATGACCGGCGGCACGATCCGCTCAAGATCTGGAAACTGTCGCCGATGGATATCGCCGCGTTCAACAAATGGGACGACTACACCGAGAAACGCGACGCGATGCTTGAAAAGACCCACAACAAGGAGACGCCCTGGGCGGTCGTGCGGGCCAACGACAAGCGCCGCGCCCGCCTCAACGTCATTCGCCACATCCTGTCGCTCGACTATGAGGGGAAGGACAAGGACGCTATCGGCGAGATCGACGACAAGATCTTCGGTTTCGGCCCGAAGTTCCTCAGATAA
- a CDS encoding PACE efflux transporter has protein sequence MRSTRDRIRHAISFELIGLALIIPLGSFAFGVPPTDIGVVGIGSATIATGWNYLYNLGFDHLMQRFTGGTQKNTAIRVAHAVLFELGLLIALLPLIAWYLGVSLMHALTMDVSFAVFYVVYAFVFNWAYDRIFPLPEWQRQTEAA, from the coding sequence ATGCGTTCGACACGCGACCGTATCCGCCATGCCATCAGCTTCGAGCTGATCGGGCTCGCTCTCATCATACCGCTCGGCTCCTTCGCCTTCGGCGTGCCGCCCACCGATATCGGCGTGGTGGGCATCGGCAGCGCGACGATCGCCACCGGCTGGAACTATCTCTACAATCTCGGCTTCGACCATCTGATGCAGCGCTTTACCGGCGGCACGCAGAAGAACACCGCAATACGCGTGGCGCATGCGGTGCTGTTCGAACTTGGTCTGCTGATCGCGCTTCTGCCGCTGATCGCCTGGTATCTCGGTGTCAGCCTCATGCATGCGCTGACGATGGACGTGTCGTTCGCGGTCTTCTACGTGGTCTATGCCTTCGTGTTCAACTGGGCCTATGACCGCATCTTTCCGTTGCCGGAATGGCAACGGCAGACCGAGGCGGCCTGA
- the phoR gene encoding phosphate regulon sensor histidine kinase PhoR yields the protein MIAFLIGMDWVGVLVGWLLLVLVVVGRKPAALPPPVLEVAEKEQPGFQPLPKVAATLGALDIPAFVLGEDVTVLYQNKAAERAFGILSPGSHLSARLRSPGILDMVRETIATDEPNQIEHSERLPSERVYTLRIAPIDLGQPIQQSSEGVAQKLYLLSFRDISELRRIDRMRSDFVANASHELRTPLASLRGFIETLQGPARSDPAAHERFLAIMFDQATRMSRLVDDLMSLSRLELKSHIAPDQTIDLKPLIGHVRDALVPLADDLGVEIRTHLPEGKVEVLGDRDELVQVFENLIENACKYGQEGKFVDVYLRNGASDPVEVTVVDQGPGIPAEHVPRLTERFYRVSVADSRSKKGTGLGLAIVKHILTRHRARLIVKSEVGKGSEFTVRF from the coding sequence ATGATAGCATTCCTGATCGGCATGGACTGGGTGGGCGTCCTGGTGGGTTGGCTGCTCCTGGTGCTGGTCGTCGTCGGCCGCAAGCCTGCCGCTCTTCCGCCGCCGGTGCTCGAGGTCGCCGAGAAAGAGCAGCCGGGCTTTCAGCCGTTACCCAAGGTGGCGGCAACGCTCGGTGCCTTGGATATTCCGGCTTTCGTGCTCGGCGAGGACGTCACGGTCCTCTATCAGAACAAGGCTGCCGAAAGGGCCTTTGGAATTCTTTCTCCCGGTTCGCACCTTTCGGCCCGACTGCGGTCCCCCGGCATTCTCGACATGGTGCGGGAAACCATCGCGACCGACGAGCCGAACCAGATCGAGCACTCCGAGCGGCTGCCCTCGGAGCGCGTCTATACCCTGCGCATCGCCCCCATCGATCTGGGCCAGCCGATCCAGCAAAGCTCGGAAGGCGTAGCGCAGAAGCTCTATCTCCTTTCCTTCCGGGACATTTCGGAACTGCGCCGCATCGACCGGATGCGCTCGGATTTCGTCGCCAATGCCAGCCATGAGCTGCGCACCCCGCTTGCGTCGCTGAGAGGCTTCATCGAGACCCTGCAGGGGCCGGCGCGCTCCGATCCCGCCGCGCACGAGCGGTTCCTGGCCATCATGTTCGACCAGGCAACGCGCATGAGCCGTCTCGTCGACGACCTCATGTCGCTGTCGCGCCTGGAGCTCAAATCCCATATCGCTCCGGATCAGACGATCGACCTGAAGCCGCTGATCGGCCATGTGCGGGATGCGCTGGTGCCGCTCGCCGACGACCTCGGGGTGGAAATCCGCACGCATCTGCCGGAAGGCAAGGTGGAGGTGCTGGGCGACCGCGACGAGCTTGTTCAGGTTTTCGAGAACCTGATCGAGAATGCCTGCAAATATGGCCAAGAAGGCAAATTCGTGGACGTTTATCTGCGCAACGGCGCTTCCGATCCGGTGGAAGTGACCGTTGTCGACCAGGGACCGGGCATTCCGGCCGAGCACGTTCCGAGGCTGACGGAGCGCTTCTACCGGGTCAGCGTGGCCGACAGCCGTTCCAAGAAAGGGACGGGCCTCGGCCTTGCAATCGTCAAGCACATCCTGACCCGCCACAGAGCCCGCCTGATCGTGAAATCGGAAGTCGGCAAGGGAAGCGAGTTCACCGTCAGGTTCTGA
- a CDS encoding GcrA family cell cycle regulator — translation MNWTDERVEKLKRLWSEGLSASQIAAQLGGVSRNAVIGKVHRLCLPGRAKAGGTVATGRSSAAKRTTSAPRAPNYASRVTTRTVTRAVGATMVKEEIEIEPYQEMEYRPASNVVVPISRRLALTELTERTCKWPVGDPLKDDFHFCGCESPDASPYCGYHAKLAYQPVNERRKVAARV, via the coding sequence ATGAACTGGACAGACGAGCGTGTCGAGAAGCTCAAAAGATTGTGGTCGGAGGGCCTGAGTGCCAGCCAGATCGCAGCACAACTCGGAGGCGTAAGCCGAAATGCCGTGATCGGCAAGGTGCATCGTCTCTGCCTGCCGGGCCGGGCGAAAGCCGGCGGCACGGTCGCGACGGGCCGCTCATCGGCTGCCAAGCGTACGACATCGGCGCCGAGGGCTCCGAACTATGCATCGCGCGTCACCACCCGGACCGTTACTCGCGCCGTCGGCGCGACGATGGTCAAGGAAGAGATTGAAATCGAACCCTATCAGGAGATGGAATATCGTCCCGCCTCCAACGTGGTGGTGCCGATCTCCCGTCGCCTCGCATTGACCGAACTCACCGAGCGCACCTGCAAGTGGCCGGTCGGCGATCCGCTCAAGGACGACTTCCACTTCTGTGGCTGCGAATCCCCGGATGCCTCGCCCTATTGCGGCTATCACGCAAAGCTCGCCTACCAGCCGGTCAACGAGCGCCGCAAGGTTGCTGCTCGGGTCTGA